The genomic window TCCACATAGACATCAGTCTAATGCCCATGGGACCTTATACAACCCCTCCCCCTGTTCGGTTTCTTTACCCTTTTTCGTATCCCATTCCGGCTGACGATCCACGATCCAGCTTCATTTCCCAGTAACAGGGGATTTCATTGGGGGTTGTTCGAGGCGGCAGTTTTGTGGCCGTAACCTTGGCCCCCGGCAGAACCCCCTCGATAAAGGCCTGATAAGTCTTGACCTCGGTTGTATGGCAGAGCTGGATGATTCGATCACTATCGCCTTTCTTCTCCAGCCACTGCAGGGCCAAGCAGGGATGCATGTGCAGCTTGATGAAGTCCCCACTGAGGAAATCGTAATTGGGATTGTATACTCCCCCCGCACTTCCATCTGGAATGATCTGGGTCACCTTGAGGGCGTCGAGGAGGTCGCTCACTTCAATGCCAAGTGCTCTCAAGTGGTTGGGCACGGTCTCTCTCCCCACCCGGCACCAAGCCTCGACCTCACACTCGAGGGCCAACTCTGCGTCGAATCTGTCCTTAACGGTGTTGTACCAGTCCTCACCCTGCCTGGTGTAGAGGGTGGCGAAGGCCCGCATCAGCGTAATCAGCATATCTTTTGACGGGTTCTCCAAATATGCCGACACGGCCTTGCTGAATTTAGGGATGGCTTCATTATTGACCGCCTGCCACGCCTTCAACCGACACTCAAAGGCCACGCAGTCCCCTTTTCTCTTTCTGATCGATTGATAATAGAACTCATTTGATGCCGTATAAAGATGGGTCCATCCCTGAAACATTCTCATCAGGAATTCCTGGCTGAAGTCCTCCAGCTTGAAGTTGGGATTGAAGTCCCCACTGTAATTATTCAACTCCTGCATTTTCACTCCCTAAATATCTTCGTATTTACCGGCCCTAGCGTATTCCTGCAATGATCCCGATTGCACCGACCACTAGCCTCTTTGATGCGTCATCTATAGCTTGTTGCGCAGAGTTCAACTCAGCGGCAATTACCGGCTAGCTTTCCTTCACATACTCCCAGACGCAGGCATCACCACACCGGCCTTTTCGAGGAGGAAGCATGATCGGTTTACACGTATGGTCAGGCAATAGCACCTTAATGTAGTCAGTAAACAGCGCCACTTCAACCTGATGACACATGGGCATTATTCTGTCCGGAGCATTTTTCTCCATCCACTCCAGAATAAGGCATTTGTGCACTGTCAGTTTCACGTGATCCGGATTTATCACTTCATAGCTGGTGATGGGTTGCATCATCAGCCCCTCGGGAAGTAACTGCGCTACTTTTACGAAGTCGTAAGAGGTTTTCATGTCTACATTCGCCAGCCTGGCAATTCTGGGCACGTTGACTTTACAGAACTTCTGCCACAGCGCAAGTTCGAACTTATCCGCCTCCTCCTTTCCGATCTTGTCTTTGACCATACCGATCATCATTTCCTCAAATTTCAGAAACTCGTACTGCCATTCCCGCGCCAGTTTCGCCAGGAATTCTTGTGATAGATCGTTCAGGCTGAAATCCCCCTTGAGCGGACCGCTATAGTCATTCATCAACTCTGTCATCTTTTTTCTCCTGTTTTACAAATATGAATTTCTATTCGATTGGTTGATTCAGTTCAACCGCATCTTTTGTGCCGCGTCCAGTGTCAATGTATGATGCCCTTACTTGTCATCCTTTTTCGGGGCAATACATGATACTGCCGACTGGTTTGCAAGAATTATACTAATGCGCCTTGACGTTGTCAACTCTTTTTTGTACTATTCTAATGCATATGGTTATTATATTAGCCATTAACATAACTTCAGGCGTATATTTTCCTGCCATTAGTATACTACTGTCAACTGGATGATTCGGAATGTCAATGGTATCATAAACCCTGTGCCGATCTGGAGCCTTTGGGAACGAAACCTCTCGGAACCAGTTCCGTATAGCATTCTACAGTGCGCCTGTCAGGAGGATAATGAACAACAAAGCCATATCTCCTCGTATGGACTACGTCTACGATGAGCTGGACCTGATGCTTGTCCGGGAACTGGAAGTGGATGCCAGACAAACCACGCGTAATCTTGCTGCCAAGCTGGGCGTAAGTATCACCACCGTAACCAACAGAATCCGGAAGATGGTTGATACCAAGGCAATTGCATTTTGCACCATAAGCGATCCCCCTTCCCTTGGATATGAAGTCAGGGTAGTCCTGGGTATAAAAACCACACCCGGAACATCCACCAGCGTTGCAAAGGACCTGGCGCGTTGCAGAAACGTTCAAACTACCAGCCTGACCACGGGCCGCTACGACGTTGTGGTATACGCTTTACTTCGCAACAACCAGGACCTGCTCGACTGGGTCAGCGGTGAATTGGGCCAGATAGCCAACATCATAGCCGCCGAACAGATGATTATCCTGAAACTGGTCAAAAACTCCTACATGTATTTGCGGGGCGATACCACCCTGCGCGAAGAAATAGCACCCAGGTGTCTTGATGAATCGGAGTTGAAACTGATACAACAGCTGGAATTGAGCCCAAGGGAAAGCATCAGTGATCTGGGAGAGAAGATCGGCATGAGCAGGCAAACAACGGCCAAAAAGCTTAAGGCACTTCTGGAGGAAAAGATCATAAGGGTGGTCAGTATGGCCAATCTCCCGGCGTTTGGGTTTGTTGCCGGTGTCTACGTATTTTTGAGGGTAAAACTTGATAGAATCGTCTCGGTGGCACACACACTGACGGCTGATACCCGAATCTCAGATATCAGCATAATCACCGGCCGGTTCAATCTGATGCTGCACATGACCTTCCGCAGTGTGGAAGAAATGTCCCGCTTTCTAACCGGCGAGCTAGGCAGCATCCCAGGCGTTATCGATCAGGAAACGATGATTCAAATAGGACGAGCGCACCTCTCCTTTCGCTTGATACGATGAAGAAAACCTCACACATAATTGGCCTGCAAGAACAGCCAGACTATCCATCCCATCGAAACTCCCATCGGCAGGGAATTTCGCCCGGGTTTTTTCGAGGAGGGAGGCTCACAGGGATCACCTTCACCCCCGGCAAAACAGACTCGTGAAAAGCCCAAAAGGTCTCAAGCCCTGTTCTCTGACACAGCAGTACGATTCTTTCTGTTTCCCCTTTTTTCTCCAACTGCGATTTCACATGTCGGGCTGGCGCATCATCTCACAGCTTCCGCAGCAAATCGCATCGCTGTCTGCAAAAAGGCCCCGGTGGCGTTGTCCTCGAGCCGCTCTACGCCAGCCATAGATTGCTGCATCTTATGGACCCCCGAAATGATTCCTCGCATCGCTTCCAGATAATAAGCGTCTACCTTTCCGCCTTCCTGGCAGGATTTCATAATAGAGTCTGCCGCCAGCGACCCGCTATAGGCTGCACTTGCGATACCTCCCCCTCCTCCCTCTCCATCCAATAACCCGGCAGCATCGCCCACCAGCATGATATTACCCAGGGCAGGACGCAAAGAACCGTCAATCAGGTTCTTATGTAACACCGGCATAGTGCAAGCGTCTGTCCATTCAGGTTCTTGCTTCAAATCAAACCCGTGATGTTGGGCCAAAACTTCAAGAGCCTTTTGCATATTATCCTGCCATCGACCGGCAAAATTGGTTAGACCGACATAGAAGAACTCTTCTTTGTAGCCAAGGTGGAACAGGCTGCCGGGGAAAGCGCCGCCGGCATTATGAGATGAATCTCGATACATGAAATCATGAGAGTAGTTTCTGTCGATATCTTTCAGGGCTCCTTTATACCAATGCTCCACTGTCAGTCTCGATGGCACTTCAAAATTTGGGAACAAACATCTTCTCACCACAGATCGGCCACCATCCGCGCCGATGATAAATCTGGCGCTAAACTCTGTCTCCTTCCCCTGCCTCACCAACCTCACGGTACATTTGTCGTTAGATTGAGCCACATGGCGAACGGGAGTCTCATCCCACAATTGGGTGCCTGCATCCAGTGCCTGTTTCGTCATCCAGTAGTCAATATCCTTTCTCCAGCCCTGAGGGATGCTTCCTTCCACTTTTTCGCACCTCCCGTCCGGGGTGTGGAACATAAACCCGGCCAAACAGGGAGGATCGTTTAGCACTTCTTGTGGGATTTCACCAAACTCTCGGGCCACGATCTTCTTGGAAAAGCTGCCCATTATCCATCCGGCGCATACCTTGTGCCGGGGTAATTTATACCTTTCGAGTAACAGGACTTTCAAACCGTTCCGAGCGCATTTCTTGGCTGCTGCCGATCCGCCTGGTCCGGCTCCAACCACAATCACATCGAATTCAGATGATTTCATCAGGCCCCTTTCATTTACGCTATTTAATTCAACCACTTGGTCGTATTCGCCCCACCAGATCCTCCACGGCCAACTTGGCACTTTGCACCGCGCCCGGCCCGGCGATAGTTCCCCGGCCGCCAAGGCAATCCGAAACATTATACAAGAGTTCCACAGGAGTCTTCTGAGGAATCGAATATCCCGGCACATTGCGCAAACAGGGCCACTCACCACGATATACGCTTCCCATTAAAATACGACCATGCTTTTCAAAATCGGGAAAAAGCTCCTTGAGGTCCTGAACGTGC from Dehalococcoidia bacterium includes these protein-coding regions:
- a CDS encoding Lrp/AsnC family transcriptional regulator; translation: MNNKAISPRMDYVYDELDLMLVRELEVDARQTTRNLAAKLGVSITTVTNRIRKMVDTKAIAFCTISDPPSLGYEVRVVLGIKTTPGTSTSVAKDLARCRNVQTTSLTTGRYDVVVYALLRNNQDLLDWVSGELGQIANIIAAEQMIILKLVKNSYMYLRGDTTLREEIAPRCLDESELKLIQQLELSPRESISDLGEKIGMSRQTTAKKLKALLEEKIIRVVSMANLPAFGFVAGVYVFLRVKLDRIVSVAHTLTADTRISDISIITGRFNLMLHMTFRSVEEMSRFLTGELGSIPGVIDQETMIQIGRAHLSFRLIR
- a CDS encoding NAD(P)/FAD-dependent oxidoreductase, which translates into the protein MKSSEFDVIVVGAGPGGSAAAKKCARNGLKVLLLERYKLPRHKVCAGWIMGSFSKKIVAREFGEIPQEVLNDPPCLAGFMFHTPDGRCEKVEGSIPQGWRKDIDYWMTKQALDAGTQLWDETPVRHVAQSNDKCTVRLVRQGKETEFSARFIIGADGGRSVVRRCLFPNFEVPSRLTVEHWYKGALKDIDRNYSHDFMYRDSSHNAGGAFPGSLFHLGYKEEFFYVGLTNFAGRWQDNMQKALEVLAQHHGFDLKQEPEWTDACTMPVLHKNLIDGSLRPALGNIMLVGDAAGLLDGEGGGGGIASAAYSGSLAADSIMKSCQEGGKVDAYYLEAMRGIISGVHKMQQSMAGVERLEDNATGAFLQTAMRFAAEAVR